DNA sequence from the Acanthopagrus latus isolate v.2019 chromosome 15, fAcaLat1.1, whole genome shotgun sequence genome:
ATCAAAAGGTGAGAGGCAGagtgaaacaaatgaaactcTCCACCCTCTAAGGCCACCGCGGCACCCCATTCAGCATGCTGTTACGCCTCGGAAATGCGGTCTTATCTACAATAGCCTTTAGAATATAGGAGCCACTGAAGGGAATATTCGGATCAATTGGCGTGGGTACTTTAGATTTTCACTTCTGAAGCGAGGTGATGAAATTCATACCTGGGCCAGGATTGGAAGTGCGCTGCCTGTGCTTGAAATTGCTCCGGGTAAGGAAGGCTGCCTCATCTGCATTCTCCTTCTGCCTCCCAGCCTTTGTGTTTGAGGGGCCTGGCCCTCTGAATGACAATAATCCCAAAGTATCACTGTGGCGCTGCGTGTCTGAATCATGAGCCTTGCTGTTAACACCGTGAGCGGGTGCTATTCGCTCAACCTTGCGGGCCCGGTGCTTTGATGGAGGGCCTCTGCAGTGACCCAAACTGCTCCCTCGGCCACTGTGTTTGTTATGGCCTGACGTGGCTGCTCTGGCTCTCCTGTAACCCTCATTTGTTTTGGATGGTTTGTTGTCTGTAGAGGATCTGCTGCGGGTTGCGGGACCGAAGCGAATGGACAAGGTGGACCTGTACAAAGTGGGTTGACCTGCTCTTCTTCCCTCTAGGTCTGCGAGGGAAATGGAGAGTGACTTgtccagaaacacaacagagcttTTGGACCTCAGAGGCACCTCGAGATGGATGCAAGCGCGGTAGGAGGGCTGTGAGGACAGGTTCGTTAACGAGCCACCTATCACGTCCCGCTTTCCGCCACCATCGGTGTCGCTGCGTTGCGCTCTCCTCTTCCCTCGATCTCTCACAGCCAATCCATCAGCTGCTGAGTAGGCCTGTCTGAGCCCATTTGCCGTCACAGTGGTTGGATTCTGTCGGCACACGTCCGTTTGGTAGTTGGACACTCTCATTGCGCCTGTGGTGCTGGATGAGACTCTTCCTCCAAAAGTTTCTGGCACTTTTCGTACAGCTGATAGCTTCACATGCTGCGTTGGAGTCGATGATGGATACACAAGGTCCTGCGAGGTGGAACTTGATGGCAAAACCTTCCTGGTTGCGAAAGTGACGGACgaaaaagctgtttttggaCTTCTTCCCACCACATCTGGGACACTCGCAGTCCTGAACAGCTTGGAAACGCCACAATCTACAGTCCGAGAGGAGGCAGAGTGTGCTGTTGCTCTGAGGGACAcactctccttctcctcctgccccCGCCACACGCCCCACGACAGGACATTCCTGTGCAGTGAAGCAGCGATAGCCTTACTTGAGGCctgtgaaaaagacagaaaaaaaagagttctaCTCAAAGTGTGACAGCTGATGCTTCTGCAAACTGAGAGACTGTAACtcaaacaaaaccaagaaaagaCGGCAAATACGAGGATGTTAGCCGCCGTGATGTGGTTGGAGGGTGATTTATTATCTGCTCTCCTACTCCATTTGTTTCATGAGCTGatgctgttgccatgacaatgCGTAACTTGATGGGCAGCACATGGGGACAAATTATCCATGACATTCAAAATGAACAATCTAGTCTGTTCTCCTTAAAAACCGGTCTCGTCGTTATGTATCGGTtcaggagaggaaatgaaatcCAACATACTTTGAGCACACAGAAAACTTTAATTAAACATGTTGCTTCAGTACACTGGATACCTCgctgtttcacattttcttttctccttgaTTGCAGGGCAAACAATTAAACCTCCTCCTCAAACAGCACTTGTGTCAACGCACATACCCAACACCCAAATATCAGGAGAGTTTTAAACAAATTTCATTTTGCTTAATGAGTAATTGTGTCTCTTGCTTGAATATTCTGAGCCAGAGTGATGAAAATCTGAGAACGGCGCCCAATTAGATCAGAGCTCAAACATCAGATAATTATGGACGAAACTGTCATTTATTATGTATTCAGACATGGAGTTCTTACTACTTTTACAGAGCAATGATGACAAAAGACAGATTTCTGGCTCAAATATCCATTTTCAGAATCCAGTCAATgactattttgtttttctgaatatCTTCGTCCTCCAGGTAGAACTTTTATATCCTCTAGTAATAAATACCAGAGCTCAGGCTATGCATACATGGACATGGATTTTCCACTAAGAGTCAGAACGAATTTGGCTCATGTACCATCTCAATTGCAAGAGATTGGTCTGATCGGGTCGAACCTGAATGAATTTTCAATCAAAATGGTTGTGTAAACCTCTGATGATCCATTCAAGAGGGAAAATATTTGCGTCTAATTACACATATAAGTGGAACCGCTTATATTCTAATTAAATCTTTTGGGACATGTtaacacatactgtatctgaTGATATTATTTAGAGTCCATGTGAACAGTTAAAGCATCATGTCCATTTTGGATGTCTTAAAATCGGAGCTTCAAGTCATTGTGATGGTTCATTGTCTTGTAATAAGCtgaacagtgtctctgtctcagccactccgcccctCTATCACTGCTTTCTGCACTATGTAagttcagtgagagggtaggatcacagcgttacacacacatttacctcATCATACAAGTTTTTCATGCATAACATTGTTACGATGCCATGAGCTTTGTTTGCGGTCAGCACCTGCATTATATCAGACAAACTGTCACTGACTtggaatttgtatttacaacagtggtgttgcacaaaaaaaacaagttcttACATAATGTTGCCTTGGGGTGGAATCTCTAATTAGAACTGTAATTGGATTGAAGAAGTCAGCCACAGCAACTGATCACAAAGAGCTGCAACGTTTCCACCCAGTGTTTGCAGTGTTCAGTAACTTCCCAGGCCGTAAGACCTTGGGTAAACAGATAAGTACACCTCGAGCTGTTTACCTCATTGATGTTAGGTGTCGATATGCTTGGGAATCTCCAACCGCGGAAACCCACTGACATCGACCCGCCGTCTCCTATTTTTCATCCGCCGGTACAGAAacgggaaaaaaagaaatatacattGTGCATTAGAGCTTAGCAGGTTCGGATTTTAAACCAGGCCGCACACGTCATGCGTgacagaaaaaggagaggagcaCTTCAAAGACACACTCCTCTACTTGAAACGCAATTATCGGGCTTACCTACTCATCACAAAAGTACGTCTATCTTGTCACTGAAAATAGTCTTCCTGCTAATGCTTCAATATCACATTATTCACTTCACTTTATCATTCCATCATTTATTCCATGCTTAGAGCCATGTTCATTTCCACCTATCAGCGCCCGAAAGAAAAATCTCTCcgtctgcctctctgctgctcagctcagctGACGATGACTCTCCTAACACAGTTATCTGCCCTGCTTGCCTGGCACATTCTGGATAATTCCTTAACACCAAACAATAGCTTAAATGTTTAGGCACCAGGCACAGGAAGAGGGCTTATCAACTCATTTCATTCACCACGTGGTagaattcagtttttttaatcacGATACACCAAGTGCACTGCTCTCGATTCAGCTGAGTATAAAGCCCCATGTAGCTATTACAGTCAATAACACTGAGCTAATAACAAATAGGGGCACAATTTACgctttaaattaatttgttggGCACGCAGGGCATTCACTCCGTGTCTCACAATGTCACAGCGAGACCTTGCAAATTGAAGCTATGTCGTTGCCCTGTTAAGATGTTTGCATGAATGGCACAGCGCATATAATACAAGGAAAGTAATTATGTTTACCCCGTGTGCTCCACTTTGAGGTGAGTCACATGGGACGGGAATGCAGGCTTgaacaacaacactgaaataGAAGTTCATACATTCACAGTTTCAGCCTGGATTTTcctttgatatttatttttttttgcccagcCAGCAAGTGTAATTGGAGgaacaacaacattttctttctttcttttttttttttttttacaatgttgtGCTGTACAAAAGAGGGTTGGATGGGAGTTTTTATTGTGTGAGAGAAAGGGAACTACGAGCAGGGATCCTTAAAGAACGTATGGTGTGAAGTGAGggaactaaaacaaaatgtacaaatcgAAAAAGACTGAAGCAGTGGAGGCGGAGGCTGACAGGATCAAAcatcatactgtatatactgtagtgtagaaaagaaaaatgcaaatgaacacTATATGGATAGATGTGCATATAGTGTATGTGCATACGTTTGTCTGTATTGATGTATATAGACATACAAAAGAATGACAAACTCAAGGACAAACCTGAGTAAATGAGCAGGGAAACATGCAGCTGCTCCTATACAGTAAGCAAGGACTCAGTGTATTGTTGAAATATATAATGTGAATCATAAGCCACTGTATGGCCTTTCCAGTCAACAGATCAATCCAGCTGAATACATTTGGGTGTTGAGCAGCTCTCTACAACACCACCATCAATGCACAGAATACTGGGATATTTGCTGTAGGAGTGGTGTTCATCCCTCTGGTAGAGATACTTGTAGGAAGAATATATTGTACGGgctgttcctttaatttgtaTAAACAGTATTGTATGTACAGGAATTGTCTCCATCAACTTTCCAAAAACCAGTCTCCTTTCACTGAATCTAATATGTCTGGTGATATTCAATATTTTTCTGATATCAATGAATcgaattaaataaataacatatacaacatttctgcattaaaaacagcCAGAACATTGTTTTAGATTTCATTGAGTTTTGCTCTTTATCCCAAAtatttccaacagtgttcacaCCCAGAGAAATCCGCAATCAAACATatggatttaaatgaattacATTTGATCCGTTTCATCTGATTGTCTGTCGCTTCTCCTTttgtgaaaacatcagatgGTACATCAGAGAGCGATGTGAATTAAACTTTCATACCTTACTTTGTCCTGCTTAAGTCTCAGATagaactcccatgatcccaaagaggcagaaaacaaaaaggccaGAATCCAGAATGAATCGATCCCACTGAAGAGAATTGTCTGTGTCAAACACGTCCTATTCTTCTGTCCAAAAACTATTCAAAAACTGGGTGACATGTCTTCAGCAGGACGAATGTTGTAATATAGTTTATCAAGCCAATCCCACATGCAATATCTTGCTAGCTTGCTTGTGCACTGGCAAGTATGACCAGTGGAAAATAGTCTAGTCAAAAAATGGAGTATTTACTCCAAACAGGTAAGTAGCAAATAAGGACGGGAAAACAGACCAAGGGAGGAAGTAGAAAGTGAAACAAGACACATGAGCATGTaagatcaaaataaaacaggaaataacagaaCTACAAACTTAAACCACGACCAAATTACTTAACCCTttaaaaaactgagaaaaaagtATAATGTACTTAATGTAGGTATCTATAGTTGTTTTTAGTAGTAATAGTAGACGACGGGCCAAGGGCAAACTCCTACTGTAATGTATTGCTCGGATACAAAATGGTATTGcatggaagccctgagaggcaagtgagaaaaaaaaacctttaaccTCGTAACCTTCCAAGTCCCCTAAATTCTTTTTACCTGCCGCTCAGGGCTTCAAGTCCTCCTGAACGACCGACTCCCTGCAAGCGTCACCTCAGACTGTGAAAAATTCTGTTAAAgagctttttatttcacagaaacaacactACATAAAAAgcagttcaaattaaaaaaaaaaaacattttcagtatttcttttttctatgGAAACATCTGTCGGGACAAATCAAACCCTGCGGTGGACCACtggctgttttcctcagagtctcGACTACCAACAGCACAGGACATAACAtgagtttatttattgattcattcTGTCGATCGTGGAGACATGAAGGCAGAGAGAAATGGCGCCAGGCGGAGTCAGCCTTCAATTTCCCAGGAGATTTTCACCCACAGTGGCAGACATAATGGCATCAAGCGAGGTTTATGAAGAACTAATCTAAACAGCAGCGTGGTCAATATTCTAAAGCCATTGTGCAATCGACATCAACTTAATAATAAGAAGTTAAAGCTTGTCCATAGCcagtttaaatgaataaataaataaacaaataaatagttcAGCTTTCTTTTAAAGATGTATGTCAGCAGTAGGAGCACCCAGACTCGAgcacagaaccacagaaaagCCGGGAAACGCTGGATGTATTGAGAGACTGATGCGTTTGTTAAcataaaaatatagaaatacaGCCACTTAttctttataaaacaaacaatttccaCCAACTGACGGGTTCGTGAGAGACAGAGCAAATATGCAAGACGcgcaggagagagaaatggcACCAGAGTGCGTTTGTGAGAGGCAGATAGAGTGACAGCACGCAGCGAGCGAACAGGGTTGCTACTTGGCTGATGTGACCGTATGCTTATTGTTGCATGCATGGAAACCGGTGATTGAGTAAACCTTTGTGCTGCTGACAGTGCCAGGAACAGAAAAGGAGGCCCTGGGACCCGCAGCTGGTTAGGAAGCAGGCAGGCTGCGCAGAGCCGTGGGTTGGGAGAGATAAACCCATCAGCACAGCCGGTGTTGAAATGAGGCTCGCTGAGGGAGCTCCGGGACAAAACTCCGGTATTCAGATGTGTCATATGTGCTGCTGTTGGCTGAGGTTATTTTTGTCATGGACTAGTCTTATTATCTCGGCCTTTTACTTTGTGCTCACAGTGTCTTTCATGCCTCTCCACAGCATCCTCTGTGCCCCCTAAAAGAAAGCCAACCGAGAAGAGCTCCTAATGAATGAAATTACCTCTTGTGCAGGGAgtatttacctcagtatttcagttttaaatgtgcaaCTGATGCAAGGTTAAAGTCATATTTGAATCATTGATTAGACAGGTGACTCACATGTGTCCTTTCATCATCTGCAGTAGTTAAAACCTGGGTTTTGGTACTTAAGTGGTTCGGCAGATGGAGTCAAGCGTGCTGTAATGGACCTGACTGGAATGTGGTCACATGGGCTGTAATCTGTTTGAATTCACCGCAGGAAAAACCACCAGTGGCCCCTGAGAGTCATTTGTAAGATACTCAACATTTATCCCAACCTGAGGCTGCAAGAACAAACTTTAAATGAGCAACGATAATATCTAAAATATCTGGTATTTTTATGTGCTTTTATGCCATAAATTCAGAAGTTATTGTCCCAACAATTCATCcctatttttataaataattcCTTTATGATATATTTCTCTATATATCATTTTGTAATTGGGAAATTGCAGTTTTATGTTGAACCTCACGTCATATCAGTGTAATTCCCTATtaaacttaaaggggcactatgcagttttggagaagaaattcaaactcggaAATATATATCTTTTCTGTCAGTGAgtaaataagctgttctcagaggacaataaggtccccagaaacctgtttgaagctagaaaggtggcagggtccgccaaatgtaaacaaagtaaaacagtatgtgttgtcctttacggtcattttgtttattcagtttattcagtcatgaacacaaggagagtttgtttatttagtctgtttagGCATAAAAGAAGTCAGTcgatgaagatttttctcttctgattgaaatttcttccccaaatcTACACAGTGAGCCTTTACAGGTAGAAGTAGCAGGATTTGTCTGAgctgttaaaaaacacactagAAAGGTAGctgattattgagtctcatATTCAGGATGTCAGCTGTTGACATTTTGGGCCAGTAAAGTTAccagataagaaaaaaaatgtgaaaataagaaaattcaGGAACAGATACAAAACAGTCCCATTCCACATTCGAGTCTCCCTCgctgtctgtttccatcttgTTACGTCTTTTTGTCTCACTATCGACGTCTCCATTGGCTGAAATCATTCTCATGTTGTTGGGAAGGCTGCGTGCAATTAAGcaacacaaaaataatcaaGAATTCCtctcaaatgcattaaaactaaagtaacaagcttgttttggaaatgtaaaGAGTAGGAAGTACAGTCAAAATTTGGGGTGTAGaactaaaaagacaaaaaaataacactcaagtgaagtacagatacctgaaaaatcaACTTATTTGTACTTCGTTACTTCCCACCTCTGCTGTAACAGTGAAGGAACTGTGGCAGCTCTTACCTGATCAAGCAGGGTGTCGCAGCTGTTGCTCCTCTCCTTGACACACATATATCCACTTCTGTCAACAGGAGGCCTCAGTGTGAAACCCTCCCGCACTCAGCCTGGAGTGTAACACATCCCTGCAGTCACCCGGTGGCCAACAGCGCTTTGTGGTCCTTTTCTTAAGCCCCCGGTGGAAACTCCTCTCAGCTGACTGGGGTGAAGCACAACTCATCAGCTGAGTCAATATGTTTATACAGATGACCCTGTGAGCTTCTGTTTCGCCGCCTGTAAAGAGCTGAATATGCTGTGAGAACGAGAGGAGTCACGGCGAGCCTGCGTCCTTGACACTTTAACAGAGGAGGCTCGGGTGGCCACGCATCAGTGGGTTTGGATATTTCTCAGTTAATGCGTTCCCTACTCGTGCCTCTGGTTTAGTTatgctggttaaaaaaaaaaaaaaaaaacacccatcaGGGATCTCAGGAGCTTGCAGCAGCACCCCGAGGCCTTATCCATGTG
Encoded proteins:
- the insyn2ab gene encoding Alstrom syndrome protein 1 homolog isoform X2; this encodes MRVSNYQTDVCRQNPTTVTANGLRQAYSAADGLAVRDRGKRRAQRSDTDGGGKRDVIGGSLTNLSSQPSYRACIHLEVPLRSKSSVVFLDKSLSISLADLEGRRAGQPTLYRSTLSIRFGPATRSRSSTDNKPSKTNEGYRRARAATSGHNKHSGRGSSLGHCRGPPSKHRARKVERIAPAHGVNSKAHDSDTQRHSDTLGLLSFRGPGPSNTKAGRQKENADEAAFLTRSNFKHRQRTSNPGPVDYRTWSKQAGSDKTGKRQEQEHDGSTEPQKAALDKTCSRLKNDSLGGTSKNLSLKEALERFRPDFISRSQGRVRRLEQRAMRRRALQDSNPDLAQGLREDRCKPKRNCTTPDPLSDNLFKPRERSISGREMQLRSRRIYNKLPEVTKKKEEEKKRAVSETNRLRADVFKKRLLDQILQR